In one window of Nitrospira sp. DNA:
- a CDS encoding TIGR01777 family oxidoreductase encodes MRIVMTGGTGFIGRPLCLLLCAEGHTVTLLTRRPVEAQRLFGPAVTAVEWSGREAGLWEQALEGADAIINLAGAPIAEARWTPARKRLLTDSRVRTTRLLVEALLRRSSRPRTLINASGIGYYGASDDRVLDEGAVRGQGFLADLCLEWEAAALAAASYGTRVVLLRTGMVLEQAGGALPKMLLPFRLFAGGPIMPGTQWVSWIHRRDHIGLIQWVLRTPTVSGPVNAVAPTPVTMSEFSMTLGKVLHRPSWFPVPGLALNVALGELGTLMTTGQRVSPAKALSGGYVFQYPTLETALRAILAG; translated from the coding sequence ATGCGCATTGTGATGACTGGCGGAACGGGATTCATCGGCCGGCCCCTGTGCCTGTTGCTCTGTGCGGAAGGCCATACGGTCACACTCCTGACGAGAAGGCCGGTAGAAGCCCAACGGTTGTTCGGCCCCGCTGTGACTGCCGTTGAGTGGAGTGGGCGAGAGGCCGGGTTGTGGGAGCAGGCGCTCGAAGGAGCCGATGCGATCATCAATCTCGCCGGGGCTCCAATCGCCGAAGCCCGCTGGACCCCTGCGCGGAAGCGCCTCCTCACCGACAGCCGTGTGCGGACTACCCGCCTATTGGTCGAGGCCCTATTGCGCCGGTCTTCAAGACCACGCACGCTCATCAACGCGTCCGGTATCGGCTACTACGGGGCCAGCGACGATCGTGTGCTGGATGAAGGCGCGGTGCGCGGCCAAGGCTTTCTGGCCGATCTCTGTCTGGAGTGGGAAGCCGCGGCTCTTGCCGCTGCATCGTATGGCACGAGGGTGGTTCTTTTGCGGACGGGCATGGTCCTGGAACAGGCCGGCGGCGCGTTGCCGAAGATGCTGCTGCCCTTCCGGTTGTTCGCGGGAGGTCCGATCATGCCGGGAACCCAGTGGGTCTCCTGGATTCACCGGCGCGACCACATCGGCTTGATTCAGTGGGTCCTCAGGACCCCCACGGTGTCTGGTCCCGTTAATGCTGTGGCACCGACGCCGGTGACGATGAGCGAATTCAGTATGACTCTTGGTAAGGTGTTGCACAGGCCATCCTGGTTTCCGGTGCCGGGCCTGGCGTTGAACGTGGCGCTTGGTGAGCTGGGAACGCTGATGACGACAGGTCAACGAGTGAGTCCGGCGAAGGCGCTTTCCGGTGGGTACGTCTTTCAATATCCGACGCTGGAGACGGCCTTACGGGCGATCCTTGCAGGCTAG
- a CDS encoding rhodanese-like domain-containing protein: MTRFIGALMGITLMASLVLAGTGWSYHSYLLSVQQLQAGLAKAPSPQKKGFVLVDVRTPDEHRAGMIPGTDFNIDFPEIKSRHRELGVQLDDHIVVYCQSGHRSNIAAETLADLGYRHVYNVDGSMNAWTEAGFPVAQPNR; the protein is encoded by the coding sequence ATGACGCGTTTCATAGGGGCGCTCATGGGAATCACGCTTATGGCCAGCCTGGTGCTGGCTGGAACGGGGTGGTCTTATCATTCTTATCTGCTCTCCGTCCAGCAGCTGCAGGCGGGTCTTGCCAAGGCGCCGTCACCGCAGAAGAAAGGATTTGTTCTCGTGGATGTTCGGACTCCAGACGAGCATCGGGCGGGCATGATTCCCGGGACGGATTTCAATATCGATTTTCCTGAAATCAAGAGCCGTCATCGCGAGTTGGGTGTTCAGCTGGACGATCATATCGTGGTGTATTGCCAGTCCGGACATCGCAGCAACATTGCCGCCGAGACCTTGGCGGATTTGGGGTATCGGCATGTGTATAACGTCGACGGCAGTATGAATGCCTGGACAGAGGCAGGATTTCCCGTCGCTCAACCAAACCGCTAG
- a CDS encoding response regulator — MTTPLRLLQLEANQDDADRIVAALTDGDIACQTVRVDQADAFIKALKRKKFDIILADYSLPGFDGFTALSLARQICPDIPFIFVSTTLGKDLALDAVRRGATDYILKQRLGRLVPSIHRALRELEDRLERKRVEQALRQSEKQLRQAQKLEAVGRLAGGLAHDFNNLLTVIMGHGQGLLAEIPPDDPLRSRIEEMQQAGDRAATLIRQLLTFSRQQPSKPKVLALNPLITNFETMMRRLIGEDLELTIALSPQDLQIKADPAQIEQVLMNLVVNAREAMPKGGQLVIHTSLVELTHTPMYYARPFALGAFVKLSVADTGRGMAPDVLSHMFEPFYTSRRDGKGTGLGLSTVYGIVTQNGGGIDVTSQVGKGTTFDVYFPSMPSRIVHPQPNEPFSCSLRGHETILLVEDDQSVREMVRDGLRTLGYRVIESRNGLEACLIASQQIGNIHLVITDVVMPGMSGTELAQHLRILKPDLKLLFMSGYADDIGIGSSDPSSDYLQKPFTPELLGQRIRRLVEHTANSQTQPPAHELAPQ; from the coding sequence GTGACCACCCCGCTTCGACTCCTCCAGCTAGAGGCGAATCAAGACGATGCGGACCGTATCGTCGCGGCCTTAACCGATGGAGACATTGCCTGCCAGACGGTGCGTGTTGACCAGGCCGACGCCTTTATCAAAGCCTTAAAACGAAAGAAATTCGACATCATCCTCGCCGACTATTCCCTTCCCGGTTTTGACGGCTTCACAGCCCTCAGCCTGGCACGGCAAATCTGCCCTGACATTCCGTTCATTTTCGTGTCCACCACGCTCGGGAAAGACCTCGCACTCGACGCGGTTCGTCGTGGGGCCACCGACTACATTCTCAAACAGCGCCTCGGCCGCCTGGTTCCCTCCATCCATCGGGCGCTGAGGGAATTGGAAGACCGCCTCGAACGCAAACGCGTGGAACAGGCCTTGCGCCAGAGCGAAAAGCAATTGCGGCAAGCGCAGAAATTGGAAGCCGTCGGCCGATTGGCGGGAGGGCTCGCCCACGACTTCAACAACCTCCTCACCGTCATCATGGGACATGGCCAGGGACTCCTGGCCGAGATTCCGCCAGACGATCCATTGCGCAGCAGGATTGAGGAAATGCAGCAGGCGGGAGATCGGGCTGCGACCCTGATCCGTCAACTCCTGACCTTCAGCCGACAGCAGCCATCGAAGCCGAAGGTGCTCGCCCTGAATCCCCTCATCACCAATTTTGAAACCATGATGCGCCGCTTGATCGGGGAAGATCTCGAGCTCACTATCGCATTGAGCCCGCAGGATCTGCAGATCAAAGCGGACCCGGCTCAGATCGAACAGGTCCTCATGAACCTGGTCGTGAACGCGCGCGAGGCCATGCCCAAAGGGGGACAGCTGGTCATTCATACCTCGCTGGTCGAACTGACACACACGCCCATGTATTATGCGCGCCCCTTCGCCTTAGGGGCCTTTGTGAAACTCAGTGTGGCCGACACGGGGCGGGGAATGGCCCCCGACGTGCTCTCGCATATGTTTGAGCCGTTCTATACCAGCCGGCGAGACGGCAAAGGCACCGGGCTGGGGCTATCGACCGTGTATGGAATTGTCACGCAGAATGGAGGAGGGATTGACGTCACCAGTCAGGTGGGGAAAGGCACCACCTTCGATGTGTATTTCCCCAGCATGCCATCGCGCATTGTGCACCCGCAGCCGAATGAGCCGTTCAGTTGCTCATTGCGGGGTCATGAAACCATTCTCCTGGTGGAAGACGACCAATCGGTCCGCGAGATGGTTCGTGATGGACTGAGAACCCTGGGCTATCGTGTGATTGAATCCCGGAACGGCCTGGAAGCCTGTCTCATCGCATCTCAACAAATCGGAAACATTCACTTGGTCATCACTGACGTGGTGATGCCGGGCATGAGCGGCACCGAGCTCGCCCAACACCTTCGGATCTTAAAGCCGGACCTCAAACTGCTCTTCATGTCAGGCTATGCGGACGACATCGGCATCGGATCCAGCGACCCCTCCAGCGACTACCTCCAAAAACCCTTTACGCCGGAACTCCTCGGGCAGCGCATCCGGCGACTGGTTGAGCACACCGCGAACAGCCAGACACAGCCACCAGCCCACGAACTGGCTCCGCAATAA
- a CDS encoding PDZ domain-containing protein: MKITSTHIVTVLMIGLFFAGAAGAADQPVSSAPYAHGDDSSLPNGVIGVSLQVGAERIGDPAVLYVGMVHPEGPAQQAGLRHGDEVMTVDGTPVTGKTYEQVVKMIRGQAGTVVKLGVKGEGGTRELSITRVASDKLPKGPMSSHGGSGR, encoded by the coding sequence ATGAAGATCACAAGTACTCATATTGTGACGGTATTAATGATAGGGCTTTTCTTCGCGGGGGCCGCCGGGGCGGCCGACCAGCCCGTGAGTTCGGCGCCCTATGCGCATGGGGATGACTCGTCTTTGCCCAACGGCGTGATCGGCGTGTCACTCCAGGTCGGGGCTGAGCGGATCGGTGATCCGGCGGTGCTCTACGTCGGGATGGTCCATCCGGAAGGACCGGCTCAACAGGCAGGGCTCCGTCACGGGGATGAAGTCATGACGGTGGATGGGACTCCCGTGACGGGAAAGACATATGAACAGGTGGTCAAGATGATCCGGGGTCAAGCGGGAACCGTCGTGAAGTTGGGGGTGAAGGGTGAAGGAGGCACTCGTGAGCTGTCCATCACGCGTGTCGCCAGCGACAAGCTGCCGAAGGGCCCGATGAGTTCGCATGGCGGGTCCGGCAGATAG
- a CDS encoding deoxyribodipyrimidine photo-lyase: MRGLVWFRRDLRVHDQPALTAACEACGEVIPLFVFDELLLQPLVFGAACVNFMLGCLRDLSASLAGLGLTLRWRRGDPVEEVVQAAREWKADVVYWNRDYEPGAIARDRALQHRLAQIGVVVRTFKDHVVFEAEEVRGVTGEPMQRYSAYRTRWWAKWQAAKPSPLPIPRAITASKNPELPASSPLPSAGELGYDHVVPWIEPGEGQARKRLQRFLRGPGHTYGQGRNLPGIDGSSQLSPHFRFGTLSARTAIHTALGGLTQGSRVSRADVLIWIDELVWREFFQQVLSAFPRVVEGPFRPVAVPLSREPGPERDRLFQAWCEGKTGYPIVDAGMRQLNQTGWMHNRVRMITASFLIKDLRIDWQSGERYFMQHLLDADVAANNGNWQWCASTGTDAMRGYRIFNPVLQSKKFDAEGQYIRLYVPELALLSNKWIHEPHLMPASEQGRVGCRIGGEYPAPIVDHRRAREEYLKMGTQRVGS; the protein is encoded by the coding sequence ATGCGCGGCCTTGTTTGGTTCAGACGCGATCTTCGAGTGCACGATCAGCCGGCTTTGACGGCCGCCTGCGAGGCCTGTGGAGAAGTTATTCCGCTCTTTGTCTTTGATGAACTTCTCTTGCAGCCGCTTGTCTTCGGGGCCGCCTGCGTGAATTTCATGCTGGGATGTCTCCGGGACCTGTCGGCATCGTTGGCCGGTCTGGGCCTCACGCTGCGATGGCGTCGGGGCGATCCGGTGGAAGAAGTCGTTCAAGCGGCCCGCGAATGGAAGGCCGATGTCGTCTATTGGAACCGTGACTATGAACCGGGGGCGATTGCGCGGGACCGGGCCCTTCAGCACCGATTGGCACAGATCGGCGTGGTCGTCCGCACATTCAAAGACCATGTTGTGTTTGAGGCGGAAGAAGTCCGAGGCGTGACCGGCGAACCGATGCAACGATACAGCGCCTATCGCACCCGCTGGTGGGCCAAGTGGCAGGCGGCGAAACCCTCGCCCCTCCCGATTCCCAGGGCCATCACGGCTTCAAAGAATCCAGAGCTCCCTGCCTCTTCTCCCCTTCCATCGGCGGGTGAATTAGGGTACGACCACGTGGTGCCCTGGATTGAGCCGGGAGAGGGGCAGGCCCGGAAGCGGTTGCAACGGTTTCTCCGTGGCCCGGGTCACACGTATGGTCAGGGCAGGAATCTGCCGGGCATCGACGGGAGCTCACAACTTTCCCCTCATTTTCGTTTTGGAACTCTGTCGGCCCGCACGGCTATCCATACGGCCTTGGGCGGTCTCACACAGGGAAGCCGGGTATCGAGGGCGGATGTCCTGATCTGGATCGATGAACTGGTGTGGCGAGAGTTTTTTCAGCAGGTGCTCTCGGCCTTTCCCCGTGTCGTTGAGGGTCCGTTCCGTCCCGTGGCAGTCCCCCTGTCGCGGGAACCGGGTCCGGAACGGGACCGCCTGTTTCAGGCCTGGTGCGAAGGGAAGACCGGGTATCCGATTGTGGATGCCGGCATGCGGCAGCTGAATCAGACGGGATGGATGCACAACCGTGTACGGATGATTACAGCCTCGTTTCTGATCAAGGATCTGCGGATCGACTGGCAGAGTGGCGAGCGGTATTTCATGCAGCATTTGCTGGACGCGGATGTCGCTGCGAATAACGGCAATTGGCAATGGTGCGCCTCGACCGGCACGGATGCGATGCGCGGGTACCGCATTTTCAACCCGGTGCTCCAAAGCAAGAAATTCGATGCAGAAGGACAGTATATTCGTCTCTATGTGCCGGAGTTGGCTTTGCTGTCGAATAAGTGGATTCATGAGCCGCATCTGATGCCAGCGAGCGAGCAGGGACGTGTCGGTTGTCGGATCGGGGGCGAGTATCCTGCACCCATCGTGGATCATCGCCGGGCACGCGAGGAATATTTGAAGATGGGCACACAACGGGTAGGATCATGA
- a CDS encoding SUMF1/EgtB/PvdO family nonheme iron enzyme, which produces MTRALSRNTARWNVAAGIMAIVCAVGPSTVVAAAPGSKDLDPVPMVTIPAGEFLMGNPEGKGRADEWPQRSIYLDAFAIDQVEVTNERYMAFVAATGHRNPPNPYGTGPLLSAKGIEQLPVVQTTWYDAKAYCSWAKKRLPTEAEWEKAARGTDGRLFPWGNEPATLRRANFDREWDEEKTLHPVGTLPEGDSPYGVKDMAGNAREWVSDWYDADYYKHAQDRNPQGPDKKGVVRSIRGGSWHSPLADITTSARGRGGVALQTHGTGFRCVRSLDEEVRQK; this is translated from the coding sequence ATGACACGAGCCTTGAGCAGGAACACAGCTCGCTGGAATGTGGCTGCAGGGATCATGGCCATTGTCTGTGCCGTTGGGCCATCGACTGTCGTGGCGGCGGCCCCGGGGTCAAAAGACCTTGATCCGGTTCCCATGGTGACGATTCCTGCCGGAGAATTTTTAATGGGGAATCCAGAGGGAAAGGGCCGCGCCGATGAATGGCCGCAACGATCCATTTATCTCGATGCCTTTGCGATCGATCAAGTCGAAGTCACCAATGAACGGTACATGGCCTTCGTCGCCGCGACGGGCCATCGCAATCCGCCGAATCCGTACGGCACGGGGCCGCTCTTGTCCGCGAAGGGTATCGAGCAACTCCCTGTCGTTCAGACGACCTGGTATGACGCCAAGGCCTACTGTAGTTGGGCCAAAAAGCGTCTTCCGACAGAGGCCGAATGGGAGAAGGCGGCTCGTGGGACCGATGGCCGTTTGTTTCCCTGGGGCAATGAACCGGCGACGTTGAGGCGCGCAAATTTTGATCGTGAATGGGATGAGGAGAAGACGCTCCACCCCGTCGGCACTCTGCCTGAGGGAGACTCCCCTTACGGAGTGAAAGATATGGCCGGCAATGCGAGGGAGTGGGTGTCCGACTGGTACGATGCGGATTACTACAAGCATGCGCAGGACCGAAATCCGCAGGGTCCTGACAAGAAGGGTGTGGTGCGATCGATCCGCGGCGGCTCGTGGCATAGCCCGCTGGCCGACATCACGACCTCCGCCAGGGGCCGCGGGGGGGTTGCGCTTCAGACGCACGGCACCGGCTTTCGCTGTGTTCGTAGCCTTGATGAAGAGGTTCGCCAAAAATAG
- a CDS encoding CbiX/SirB N-terminal domain-containing protein, whose amino-acid sequence MGTAIKGVILVGHGGIPKGCPQELVTKLKRLEAQRRAAKQPPSAEELELDAKIRQWPRTPETDPYQSGLEAVAAQLRASLGDVLFAVAYNEFCAPTLEESVEALVKKGATHITVTTTMFTPGGSHSEVEIPEILDHLRPQYPGVELRYAWPFDLGLVASTLAEQVRRFS is encoded by the coding sequence ATGGGAACGGCAATCAAGGGAGTGATTCTGGTCGGGCACGGCGGGATTCCCAAGGGGTGTCCGCAGGAATTGGTCACAAAGCTGAAACGGCTGGAAGCTCAGCGGCGCGCGGCCAAGCAACCGCCTTCGGCTGAAGAGCTGGAGCTTGATGCCAAAATCCGCCAGTGGCCGAGGACACCGGAGACGGATCCGTATCAATCGGGACTGGAAGCGGTGGCGGCTCAGTTGCGAGCCAGCCTGGGAGATGTGCTCTTTGCCGTCGCGTACAACGAGTTTTGTGCCCCGACGCTGGAAGAGTCGGTCGAGGCCCTGGTCAAGAAAGGGGCGACGCACATTACTGTGACGACGACGATGTTCACGCCGGGCGGGTCGCACTCGGAGGTGGAGATCCCAGAAATCCTCGACCATTTGCGGCCGCAGTATCCGGGGGTTGAACTGCGGTATGCCTGGCCTTTTGATCTCGGTCTCGTGGCCAGCACATTGGCGGAACAGGTGCGGCGCTTTTCTTAG
- the pyrE gene encoding orotate phosphoribosyltransferase, which translates to MRDQLAKAFHDTQSFKWDPQGGFKLASGLTSPFYVDCRALMAHPRARRLVAQLAYDALKGVDLDCLGGLEIGAISIATTISDYAYAAQPSRDWRTFVVRKQPKDHGLGKLIEGAYKPGDRALIVDDVLTSGGSLLKAVTTARGAGLHVTHALVIVDRHEQEGRKKVEAEGLTVVSLLTIDDLMRHQPGRT; encoded by the coding sequence GTGCGGGACCAACTGGCGAAAGCATTTCATGACACGCAGTCATTCAAGTGGGATCCCCAAGGTGGGTTCAAGCTGGCGTCCGGACTCACGAGCCCGTTCTATGTGGACTGTCGCGCCTTGATGGCTCATCCTCGGGCGAGGCGTTTGGTGGCGCAGCTAGCGTATGATGCGCTCAAGGGCGTTGATCTGGATTGTCTGGGAGGGTTGGAGATCGGGGCGATTTCCATTGCGACGACGATTTCCGACTATGCCTATGCGGCCCAGCCGTCACGGGATTGGCGGACATTTGTGGTGCGGAAACAGCCCAAAGATCACGGGTTAGGCAAGTTGATCGAGGGGGCGTACAAGCCGGGCGATCGTGCGTTGATTGTCGATGACGTGCTGACCAGCGGTGGGTCTCTGTTGAAAGCGGTGACGACTGCGAGGGGGGCTGGGCTGCATGTCACGCACGCGCTGGTGATTGTCGACCGCCACGAACAGGAGGGACGCAAGAAAGTGGAGGCGGAAGGATTGACCGTCGTGAGCCTCCTGACCATCGACGATCTCATGCGGCATCAACCAGGCAGGACATAA
- a CDS encoding DUF523 and DUF1722 domain-containing protein: protein MTTAPLRLGISRCLLGDEVRFDGGHKRDNFLTDVLGPYVEWVPVCPEVEAGLGTPREAMRLVGDPAHPRLLTITSGKDHTRVLERMTAKRLEALGDLDLSGYVFKRGSPSCGVERVRVYTEQGMPSRNGSGIFARAFVEQFPLIPVEEEGRLCDAPLRENFIERVFCYRRYQDLLQNGVTRQAVVRFHTIHKYLLMAHSPQHYQALGRLVGQAERHRPKELAHRYGDLFMKALAMRATVRKHVNVLQHILGYFKDHLAARDKAELLGVIGDYHQGLTPLIVPLTLIKHYVHLFEVHYIRDQVYLNPHPKELMLRNHV, encoded by the coding sequence ATGACAACCGCACCGCTCCGTCTCGGGATCAGCCGCTGTCTTCTCGGAGACGAAGTCCGGTTTGACGGGGGCCACAAGCGCGACAACTTTCTGACCGATGTCTTGGGCCCCTATGTGGAGTGGGTTCCGGTCTGTCCGGAAGTCGAGGCCGGACTGGGCACTCCGCGGGAAGCGATGCGGCTGGTCGGCGATCCTGCTCATCCCCGGCTCCTGACCATCACCAGCGGGAAGGATCATACTCGGGTGTTGGAGAGGATGACCGCGAAGCGCCTTGAGGCGCTTGGGGATCTGGACCTCTCTGGGTATGTGTTTAAGAGGGGGTCGCCAAGCTGCGGCGTCGAGCGGGTTCGCGTCTATACCGAACAGGGGATGCCGAGCCGAAACGGATCCGGCATCTTCGCGCGGGCCTTTGTCGAACAGTTCCCGCTGATTCCTGTCGAGGAGGAAGGGCGGCTCTGTGATGCGCCGCTCAGGGAGAATTTTATCGAGCGCGTATTTTGTTACCGCCGGTACCAGGATCTGCTTCAGAACGGTGTGACGAGGCAGGCGGTGGTCCGGTTCCACACGATTCATAAGTATCTGCTCATGGCCCATAGTCCGCAGCATTACCAGGCCCTCGGGCGGCTGGTCGGCCAGGCGGAACGGCACCGGCCCAAAGAGCTTGCCCACCGGTATGGCGACCTCTTCATGAAAGCGTTGGCCATGAGGGCGACGGTGCGGAAACATGTGAATGTGTTACAGCACATCCTCGGATATTTCAAAGACCACCTTGCCGCGCGGGACAAGGCGGAACTGCTGGGTGTGATCGGAGACTACCATCAAGGGTTGACGCCGCTCATTGTGCCCCTCACGCTGATCAAGCATTACGTCCACCTCTTCGAGGTGCACTACATTCGCGACCAGGTGTATCTGAATCCGCATCCGAAAGAACTCATGTTGCGCAATCATGTGTAA